In the Aliarcobacter cryaerophilus genome, one interval contains:
- a CDS encoding AEC family transporter — protein MAKKNLKTQIDEKTLVLLSLYFLQPIMIFWGLTKEPINYEFVLSPIFFLICMGSTLLLMLLYSKFLFSSKTDENIFLATALIGNTGNLGIPLGIALFGVESVPYTSIINIANIFFMYTISIYFFARDKFNFKESIKSIFKIPVIWFAIFALAFNYFEFKIPKEFDFALQMGAYTSLTLQLIIFGTYLYSVKVKTIPWKLSLQISFAKHILLPIIGIIVVVNFTNFNPMIASILVMELMMPLAVNNVNFSVVYNTKPTDVAATILVSSAIFIAILHFYIEIIDYFIG, from the coding sequence ATTGCAAAAAAAAATTTAAAAACACAAATAGATGAGAAGACTTTAGTCTTATTATCACTATATTTTCTTCAACCAATTATGATTTTTTGGGGATTAACAAAAGAACCAATTAATTACGAATTTGTATTATCTCCAATATTTTTTCTTATTTGTATGGGTTCAACTCTACTTTTAATGCTTTTATACTCAAAATTTTTATTCTCTTCAAAAACAGACGAAAATATATTTTTAGCAACAGCATTAATAGGAAATACAGGAAATTTAGGAATCCCTCTAGGAATTGCTTTATTTGGTGTTGAATCAGTTCCTTATACAAGTATTATTAATATTGCAAATATCTTTTTTATGTACACAATATCTATATACTTTTTTGCAAGAGATAAGTTTAATTTTAAAGAGTCAATAAAATCAATATTTAAAATTCCAGTTATCTGGTTTGCAATTTTTGCTTTAGCTTTTAACTATTTTGAGTTTAAAATCCCAAAAGAGTTTGATTTTGCATTACAAATGGGAGCTTATACATCTTTAACTCTTCAATTGATAATTTTTGGGACTTATTTATACAGTGTAAAAGTCAAAACTATCCCTTGGAAACTATCATTACAGATAAGTTTTGCAAAGCATATTTTACTACCAATAATCGGTATTATAGTAGTTGTTAATTTTACAAATTTTAATCCTATGATTGCGTCAATTTTAGTTATGGAATTAATGATGCCACTAGCAGTTAATAATGTAAATTTTTCTGTAGTATACAATACAAAACCAACTGATGTAGCAGCTACAATTTTAGTATCATCTGCAATTTTTATAGCAATTCTTCATTTTTATATTGAAATAATTGATTATTTTATAGGATAA
- the asnB gene encoding asparagine synthase (glutamine-hydrolyzing), with protein sequence MKKYNFEDLTIYFEGEIYKYEEYLRSDTAEILKDLYIKYSFDFVSKLDGVFAFCIYDKIKDLYFCSRDRFGNIPFYYHIQNEKFIFSTSIKDILKELPNLPKLNKIALSKYIQHFSTFGEDTFYCDIFKLEDSSYLIFEPKKDLIKKKYYKINTYKAVNDENIALNELEELLYSAIEKRLISSPSTLLSGGVDSSLISSIYTKISGRKIDTFSIGYNEYKNYCELPYAKITSNHIKSNHHEIIIDKKNYIDSFYNTLEFFDEPHGDSAAVPLNFLLKNVKDFGVNSLLSGEGADELFFGYDNYAKFLKYYNFEKSLSKEQNEFLNEIISALQNNTKESEYLRRVVKKQNIYNSFGEIFNDIQKRKLFVKVPTFKSETPKQDFVDNMSYIDLKLWVSNPVLTKVYKVSKENSLQIHTPFLDNDLLKYVFSIESSIKMGNTNKYLLKKIGSKYIPEQIINRTKKGFNSPFNEWLQDEFGSSILDTILEVNRQTGFFNENYLRQIYTLASSNKFKQHLYSLFVFSLWYKKVYL encoded by the coding sequence ATGAAAAAATATAATTTTGAAGATTTAACTATATATTTTGAAGGTGAAATATATAAATATGAAGAGTATTTAAGAAGTGATACTGCTGAAATTTTAAAAGATTTATATATAAAATACTCATTTGATTTTGTATCAAAACTTGATGGAGTTTTTGCTTTTTGTATCTATGATAAAATAAAAGATCTTTACTTTTGTTCAAGAGATAGATTTGGAAATATTCCATTTTATTACCACATACAAAATGAAAAATTTATATTTTCAACTTCTATAAAAGATATTCTAAAAGAGCTTCCAAATTTGCCAAAATTAAATAAAATTGCTCTTAGCAAGTATATTCAACATTTCTCTACATTTGGTGAAGATACATTTTATTGTGATATTTTTAAGCTTGAAGATAGTTCATATCTGATTTTTGAACCAAAAAAAGATTTAATCAAAAAGAAATATTATAAAATTAATACATATAAAGCCGTAAACGATGAAAATATAGCTTTAAATGAGTTAGAAGAGCTTTTATACTCCGCAATTGAAAAAAGGCTTATATCGTCTCCTAGCACACTTTTAAGTGGAGGAGTTGATAGCTCTCTTATATCTTCAATTTATACAAAAATATCTGGTAGAAAAATAGATACTTTTAGTATTGGTTATAATGAATACAAAAACTATTGTGAACTTCCATATGCCAAAATTACTTCAAATCATATAAAATCAAATCATCACGAAATAATAATTGATAAAAAGAACTATATAGATAGTTTTTATAATACTTTAGAGTTTTTTGATGAACCTCATGGAGATAGTGCTGCTGTTCCACTAAATTTTTTATTAAAAAATGTTAAAGATTTTGGTGTAAATTCACTCCTATCTGGAGAAGGTGCTGATGAGCTTTTTTTTGGTTATGACAACTATGCAAAGTTTTTAAAGTACTATAATTTTGAAAAATCTTTATCAAAAGAACAAAATGAATTTTTAAATGAAATTATATCAGCTTTGCAAAATAATACAAAAGAGAGTGAATATTTAAGAAGAGTTGTAAAAAAACAAAATATATATAACTCTTTTGGAGAGATTTTTAATGATATTCAAAAAAGAAAGTTATTTGTAAAAGTTCCAACATTTAAAAGTGAAACACCAAAGCAAGACTTTGTTGATAATATGAGTTATATTGATTTAAAACTTTGGGTTTCAAATCCTGTTTTAACAAAAGTTTACAAAGTTTCAAAAGAGAACTCTTTGCAAATTCATACTCCATTTTTGGATAATGATTTACTTAAATATGTTTTTAGTATTGAAAGTTCAATAAAAATGGGGAATACAAATAAATATTTACTTAAAAAAATTGGATCAAAATATATTCCTGAACAAATTATAAATAGAACAAAAAAAGGCTTTAACTCACCTTTTAATGAGTGGCTTCAAGATGAATTTGGAAGCTCTATTTTAGATACTATTTTGGAAGTAAATAGACAAACTGGATTTTTTAATGAAAATTATTTAAGACAAATTTATACACTTGCTAGTTCAAATAAATTTAAACAGCATCTGTACTCACTTTTTGTTTTCTCTTTGTGGTACAAAAAAGTATATCTTTAG